One Setaria viridis chromosome 3, Setaria_viridis_v4.0, whole genome shotgun sequence DNA window includes the following coding sequences:
- the LOC117847908 gene encoding disease resistance protein RGA2: protein MAHEKLMVKMALASLRWVASPIANKLLADASAYLGMDMPRELQELESTILPQFELVIEAAEKSPYRGKLEKWLQDLKAAFYNAEDVLDEHEYNNLKRNAKQSKWAAMACGGSWPPGRLANLHPGNRRLLRQVNELKDILVKAKSFRQQLGVLPAVGDSSQSQGTATATTSFPTSKVLGRDMERDHIIQFLLNDEASSGSGSARISSLAIVGLGGMGKSTLAQYVYNDKRVEEYFGKRMWVCISRKLDVRRHTREIIESAEKGECPIVDNLDTLQYKLRDILQKSERFLLVLDDVWFDESNVERDWEQLLAPLASKQRGSKILVTSRRNVFPAALCCQEVFDLQDMEDSAFLTLLREHAFSGAEIRDAQLRMNLEEIAKKIARRLGQSPLAAKTVGSQLSRKKDVTTWTAALRSDNLSEPMTALLWSYEKLDPRLQRCFLYCSLFPKGHKYEDLELVHLWTAEGFIDLSSQSRRMEDIGRNYLNELIACSFLQPGSDRFGFGCYIMHDLLHDLAEKLSRDDCFRLEDDDMAEIPCTVRHLSVHVKSMKQHKQSICKLRHLRTVICIGRLVDDADDVFHQVLQNLKRLRVLYMCFYNKEKLPESVGELKHLRYLNVIQTTISEFPASLCTLYHLQILLFSYRVQSLPKKLCNLSKLLSFEPYGEAFYGKRPYAELPQIPYIGKLTSLQNLDEFRVQKQKGCEPRQLRDMNGLGGTLSITHLENVTRKDEAAEMMLHKKRYLKHLDLIWSSESDSHAEDSLHLDILEGLRPPAQLEGLAIEGYKSHRYPSWLLEGSYFDNLKFFRLYDCTALEGLPLNTEVFRHCSKLVIWDVPNLKTLPCLPEGMAFVSIEGCPLLMFISSNEMREHDKREKIVMPEQLVSQLCLIWEVDSGSYPVIKSNIHKEHSSLKQLTPLVDADISQHLQTISRTLEQEKDEVYDKETIIKAWLCCHEQRIKLLYGTNIGQQLLLPSTLDDLSLSSCSITNGALGVCLGSLTSLRELSLTRIMTLTALPSEEVFQHLTRLDDLRIDSCWCLRSLGGLRAATVVTKVSIDCCPSLELTCGAESMPLSLETLSIDGFVLAADFLSNGLTHLKHLHMYRCRSSASLSIGHLTSLKSFSLHNVPDLCMLEGLSSLQLQDVELIDVPKLSAGFISQCCVQKSLRVSRSDILNHLLSAEGCTGPEQVQIQSCNETSIFFEASANFTSVKELVIFECRIQALPKNMKDLSCMEKLEIAECPNISSLPDLPSSLKQITIYNCKLLSKDCREPDGISWPKIAHIPWRYIN, encoded by the coding sequence ATGGCTCATGAAAAGCTCATGGTGAAGATGGCGTTGGCCAGCCTACGATGGGTGGCATCGCCAATTGCCAACAAGCTCCTCGCCGACGCCTCAGCCTACCTTGGCATGGACATGCCGCGTGAGCTCCAAGAACTGGAGAGCACCATCCTGCCCCAGTTCGAGCTGGTGATCGAGGCGGCGGAGAAGAGCCCTTACAGGGGCAAGCTGGAGAAATGGCTCCAGGACCTCAAAGCGGCCTTCTACAACGCCGAGGACGTGCTGGATGAGCACGAGTACAACAACCTCAAGCGCAACGCGAAGCAGAGCAAGTGGGCTGCCATGGCCTGCGGCGGCTCATGGCCGCCGGGCAGGCTTGCCAACTTGCACCCAGGGAACAGAAGGCTTCTTCGTCAGGTCAATGAGCTGAAGGACATCCTGGTGAAGGCCAAGAGCTTCCGCCAGCAGCTTGGCGTCTTGCCGGCTGTGGGAGATAGTTCACAGTCACAGGGAACTGCAACTGCAACAACATCATTTCCCACATCCAAGGTGTTGGGCCGCGACATGGAGCGCGATCACATAATACAATTTCTTTTAAATGATGAGGCTTCTTCTGGGTCTGGTTCAGCAAGGATCTCAAGTTTGGCCATTGTTGGGCTTGGAGGCATGGGTAAATCCACCTTGGCACAATATGTTTACAATGACAAGAGGGTAGAGGAATACTTTGGTAAAAGGATGTGGGTTTGCATCTCACGCAAACTCGATGTCCGTCGCCATACACGGGAGATTATCGAGTCCGCAGAAAAGGGGGAGTGCCCAATTGTGGATAACCTTGATACTCTCCAGTACAAGTTAAGGGACATTCTGCAGAAATCAGAGAGATTCCTGCTTGTATTGGATGATGTGTGGTTTGATGAATCCAACGTGGAAAGGGACTGGGAGCAACTTCTAGCTCCCCTAGCTTCTAAGCAGAGGGGAAGCAAAATTCTGGTGACTTCTCGGCGCAATGTATTCCCAGCTGCTCTTTGCTGCCAAGAGGTGTTTGATTTACAAGACATGGAAGATTCTGCATTCTTGACACTCCTCAGAGAGCATGCCTTCTCTGGTGCTGAAATCAGAGACGCGCAGTTGCGTATGAACCTTGAAGAGATTGCAAAGAAGATAGCTAGAAGGCTTGGACAATCTCCCTTGGCAGCAAAAACTGTGGGTTCACAGTTGAGTAGGAAAAAGGATGTTACTACATGGACAGCTGCTCTAAGGAGTGACAACTTAAGTGAGCCTATGACAGCTCTGCTGTGGAGTTACGAGAAGTTAGATCCTCGTCTGCAGAGGTGCTTCCTGTATTGCAGCTTATTTCCAAAAGGGCACAAGTATGAAGATCTGGAGTTGGTTCACCTCTGGACAGCAGAGGGTTTTATCGATTTGAGTAGCCAGAGCAGAAGAATGGAAGATATTGGCAGAAATTACCTGAATGAGTTGATCGCTTGTTCATTCTTGCAACCAGGTTCTGATAGATTTGGTTTTGGATGTTATATCATGCATGACCTCTTACATGATTTGGCAGAAAAACTCTCCAGAGATGATTGCTTCAGATTAGAAGATGATGATATGGCAGAAATACCCTGCACCGTTCGGCATCTCTCAGTCCATGTTAAGAGCATGAAGCAGCATAAGCAAAGTATCTGCAAGCTACGCCATCTGCGCACTGTTATCTGTATTGGTCGTCTGGTGGATGATGCAGATGATGTTTTCCATCAGGTACTGCAGAATCTGAAGAGGCTACGTGTTCTCTATATGTGCTTTTACAACAAAGAAAAATTACCTGAATCTGTTGGTGAGTTGAAGCACCTTCGGTATTTGAACGTCATTCAAACCACAATATCAGAATTTCCTGCATCTTTGTGCACTCTTTACCACTTGCAGATCCTTCTGTTCAGTTACAGAGTTCAGAGTTTGCCTAAGAAACTATGCAATTTAAGTAAGTTACTAAGTTTTGAACCATATGGTGAAGCATTCTACGGGAAGAGACCTTATGCAGAGCTGCCTCAAATTCCTTACATAGGCAAGCTAACTTCGCTGCAAAATCTTGATGAATTCCGTGTGCAAAAGCAGAAAGGATGTGAGCCGCGACAGCTGAGGGACATGAATGGGCTTGGTGGCACGTTATCTATTACACATCTCGAGAATGTCACTAGAAAGGATGAAGCTGCAGAGATGATGCTGCATAAGAAAAGGTATCTTAAACATTTGGATCTTATCTGGAGCAGTGAGAGTGACTCGCATGCTGAGGATAGTTTACATCTGGACATTCTAGAAGGTCTGAGGCCACCGGCTCAATTGGAGGGCCTTGCAATCGAGGGTTACAAATCTCACAGATACCCAAGCTGGTTACTGGAGGGTTCATATTTTGACAATTTGAAATTCTTTCGACTTTATGATTGCACTGCGTTAGAAGGTCTACCACTCAACACCGAGGTCTTTAGGCATTGCTCCAAACTGGTGATCTGGGACGTACCAAACCTGAAGACATTACCTTGTCTGCCAGAAGGCATGGCATTTGTATCAATTGAAGGATGCCCGCTGCTTATGTTTATCTCCAGCAACGAGATGAGAGAACATGATAAGAGAGAAAAGATTGTGATGCCAGAGCAATTGGTGTCTCAGCTTTGTTTAATCTGGGAGGTTGATTCAGGATCATATCCAGTGATTAAGAGCAACATTCATAAAGAACATTCATCTTTGAAGCAACTGACACCATTGGTGGATGCTGATATATCCCAACATCTTCAGACCATCAGCAGGACCCTTgaacaagaaaaagatgaagtataTGATAAAGAAACAATCATCAAGGCATGGTTATGTTGCCACGAGCAGAGAATAAAACTCTTGTATGGGACTAATATTGGGCAACAGTTGCTTCTGCCATCAACTCTGGATGACCTTAGTCTTTCTTCATGCAGTATTACAAATGGCGCTTTAGGAGTTTGCCTAGGCAGCCTCACTTCACTAAGAGAACTGTCACTAACAAGGATAATGACTTTAACTGCACTTCCATCAGAAGAGGTCTTCCAACATTTGACAAGACTTGACGACTTGCGGATTGATTCTTGCTGGTGTCTCAGATCATTAGGGGGATTGCGAGCGGCTACCGTTGTTACCAAAGTTTCTATTGATTGCTGCCCTTCCTTAGAGCTGACATGCGGAGCAGAATCTATGCCGTTGTCTCTTGAGACGCTTAGCATAGATGGCTTTGTGCTTGCAGCTGATTTCTTAAGCAATGGATTGACACATCTGAAACATCTGCACATGTATAGGTGTAGAAGCTCTGCATCTTTGTCAATTGGCCATCTAACCTCCCTCAAATCATTTTCGTTACATAATGTTCCGGATTTATGCATGCTTGAAGGATTGTCTTCGCTGCAACTTCAGGATGTAGAGTTGATAGATGTCCCGAAGCTGTCTGCGGGATTCATCTCGCAGTGCTGCGTCCAGAAATCACTCCGTGTTAGCAGATCTGATATCCTCAACCACTTGCTCTCAGCTGAAGGCTGTACAGGTCCAGAGCAGGTCCAAATCCAAAGTTGCAACGAGACATCTATTTTTTTTGAGGCATCTGCAAATTTTACGTCTGTCAAGGAGCTGGTAATTTTTGAATGCAGAATTCAGGCACTGCCAAAAAATATGAAGGACCTCTCCTGTATGGAGAAGCTTGAAATTGCGGAGTGCCCAAACATATCATCCTTACCGGATCTGCCAAGTTCCCTCAAGCAAATAACCATATACAATTGTAAACTCTTGTCGAAGGACTGCCGAGAACCTGACGGAATAAGCTGGCCAAAGATCGCCCATATCCCTTGGAGGTACATCAATTGA